In a single window of the Cupriavidus basilensis genome:
- a CDS encoding putative colanic acid biosynthesis acetyltransferase, translating into MDTEAYADCLDVVGDPRGAGRDSSREANRESGREGNRDASRDSTPGHRVIDLTRAGKGNYVRRRSLLVEAAWFLVEAGIINNKLNPFSGLRVALLRLFGARIGQHCRLVHPLRVKSPWNLEVGDGCWFGVDVWIYNQANIRIGSNVCISQGSFLTAGSHDLDSNMDLHVAPIVIEDGVWITSKCVIQKGITIGRSAVVTPLSVVHHSLEAEGIYGGNPCRFIRKRFDPPGPTAITNPSGPL; encoded by the coding sequence ATGGATACCGAAGCTTATGCCGATTGTCTCGATGTGGTCGGCGATCCACGCGGGGCTGGCCGTGACAGTAGCCGCGAGGCCAATCGTGAAAGCGGCCGCGAAGGCAACCGCGATGCCAGCCGTGACAGCACGCCGGGACATCGCGTCATCGATCTCACCCGCGCCGGCAAGGGCAACTACGTGCGCCGGCGCAGCCTGCTGGTCGAGGCGGCATGGTTCCTGGTCGAAGCCGGCATCATCAACAACAAGCTGAATCCGTTCTCCGGGCTGCGTGTCGCCCTGCTGCGCCTGTTCGGTGCGCGTATCGGCCAGCACTGCCGGCTGGTCCACCCGCTGCGCGTCAAGTCGCCCTGGAACCTGGAAGTGGGCGATGGCTGCTGGTTCGGCGTGGATGTGTGGATCTACAACCAGGCCAATATCCGCATCGGCTCCAACGTCTGCATCTCGCAAGGCAGCTTCCTGACGGCGGGCTCGCACGACCTGGACAGCAACATGGACTTGCATGTCGCGCCGATCGTGATCGAGGACGGTGTGTGGATCACGTCCAAGTGCGTCATCCAGAAAGGCATCACCATCGGCCGCTCGGCGGTGGTCACGCCGCTCTCGGTGGTGCATCACTCGCTCGAGGCCGAAGGCATCTACGGTGGCAATCCGTGCCGGTTCATCCGCAAGCGATTCGACCCGCCCGGCCCCACCGCCATCACGAACCCGTCCGGCCCCCTATAA
- a CDS encoding acyltransferase family protein: MHRTTDAHARSHSRLVELDFVRGLAIIAVMGIHFHTVDTGSRLVWLLEYPLKNFGREAVTLFFTLSGFLVGGLLLRQYAQTGTVDTRRFFIRRIFKIWPAYYLLILVHALAGHHARSTFLLQNATHLQNYLGSSIAQTWSLAVEEHFYLLLPIALLLCARWRLTPQRLLWLLAAACVLVLLARSAAVAGGDIRGAYVYTQYRVDSMLFGVMLAVLYWLKPGIYHKLAARRGWLAAAVTGLLAWLLFCQTDIVVEESIGFTIQSIGFIALIVLVLEHSGRLRDSVAYRAIAWIGVYSYGIYLWHTVARTPGALIIHEALAYGLPPAMVWVLALVMQFAIAIAAGYLTTRAVELPFLRLRDALFPAGARGNADMLGKGKIGA, translated from the coding sequence ATGCATCGCACCACAGACGCGCACGCGCGTTCCCACAGCCGCCTCGTCGAACTGGATTTCGTCAGGGGCCTGGCCATCATCGCCGTCATGGGCATTCACTTCCACACCGTCGACACCGGCAGCCGCCTGGTCTGGCTGCTTGAATATCCCCTGAAGAACTTTGGGCGGGAAGCGGTCACGCTGTTCTTCACACTCAGCGGATTCCTGGTAGGCGGGTTGCTGCTGCGGCAGTACGCGCAGACCGGCACCGTGGACACGCGGCGCTTCTTCATTCGCAGGATCTTCAAGATCTGGCCGGCTTACTACCTGCTGATCCTGGTCCACGCGCTGGCCGGCCATCACGCGCGCAGCACATTTTTGCTGCAGAACGCGACGCATCTGCAGAACTATCTCGGCAGCTCCATCGCGCAGACCTGGAGCCTGGCGGTGGAAGAGCACTTCTACCTGCTGCTGCCGATTGCACTGCTGCTGTGCGCGCGCTGGCGGCTGACGCCGCAACGGTTGCTATGGCTGCTTGCGGCGGCGTGCGTGCTGGTCTTGCTGGCCCGCAGCGCGGCCGTCGCCGGCGGCGACATCCGGGGCGCCTATGTGTACACGCAGTATCGCGTCGACAGCATGCTGTTCGGCGTGATGCTGGCAGTGCTGTACTGGCTGAAGCCCGGCATCTACCACAAGCTGGCGGCACGGCGCGGCTGGCTGGCCGCGGCGGTGACGGGACTGCTGGCATGGTTGTTGTTCTGCCAGACCGATATCGTGGTCGAGGAGAGCATCGGCTTCACCATCCAGTCCATCGGCTTCATCGCCCTGATCGTGCTGGTGCTGGAGCATTCAGGCCGCCTGCGCGACAGCGTCGCGTACCGGGCCATCGCCTGGATCGGCGTGTACTCCTATGGCATCTATCTGTGGCATACGGTGGCGCGCACGCCCGGCGCCCTGATCATTCATGAGGCGTTGGCATATGGGCTGCCCCCGGCGATGGTCTGGGTGCTGGCGCTCGTCATGCAGTTCGCCATTGCGATCGCGGCGGGCTACCTGACCACCCGCGCCGTTGAATTGCCTTTCCTGCGGTTGCGCGACGCCCTCTTCCCCGCGGGCGCGCGCGGCAACGCCGACATGCTTGGCAAGGGCAAGATCGGCGCCTGA
- a CDS encoding PAAR domain-containing protein produces MKELAYEDDDTSHGGKILSGSDRIQVRGRRAARIGDIVSCPIHGNNKIVEGGASMTDAGVPLARDGDRTQCGSILIAHWRGATVR; encoded by the coding sequence ATGAAAGAACTAGCTTACGAAGACGACGATACGAGTCATGGCGGCAAGATCCTGTCGGGATCGGACCGCATTCAGGTCCGGGGGAGACGAGCCGCGCGGATCGGCGATATCGTGTCGTGTCCGATTCACGGCAACAACAAGATCGTGGAGGGCGGAGCCAGCATGACCGATGCGGGCGTGCCGCTTGCGCGCGACGGCGACCGGACCCAGTGCGGCAGTATCCTCATTGCTCACTGGCGCGGCGCGACGGTTCGGTAA
- a CDS encoding glycosyltransferase → MSKPTALIIEHDFTGHRWRYVEWAVQAYTEAGYHCMVVTDPGNQAHPLARRMLAAQDPAAGIVASIVFTQPPPAVGSGLGKLSYVRFWRTFRHAFQVAAGLRDISLVLVPYADYFLYVLPLLGSPFAKVPWVGITMRANFHHSKVGVKSPHQPLVNAVKTWLFRRAVESGGMKTLLSIDPTLPQWYPRGNGRTALAYLADPCPDALPADPVAARQRLGLGQGPEGPESPGSPESPRHGAGTCLLVYGAVTQRKGICELVTALAGHPRAPTLVVAGQQDPQTRAFLQAAASTLSPPPVIFDRFITNEEEADLFSACDAVWLGYKGHYGMSGVLVQAYRFGKPVIATTDGLIGWFCQGQELGPVLEDLSGPAIQRALDQLSRPVAASPQAASARAHLLARHTLSEFKQTLRRAAA, encoded by the coding sequence ATGTCCAAGCCGACCGCACTGATCATCGAGCACGATTTCACCGGCCACCGCTGGCGCTACGTCGAATGGGCGGTGCAGGCCTACACGGAAGCCGGCTACCACTGCATGGTGGTGACCGACCCCGGCAACCAGGCGCATCCGCTCGCCCGGCGCATGCTGGCCGCGCAGGATCCCGCCGCCGGCATCGTCGCCAGCATCGTCTTTACACAGCCGCCGCCCGCGGTGGGCAGCGGCCTCGGCAAGCTCAGCTATGTGCGCTTCTGGCGCACTTTCCGCCATGCCTTCCAGGTTGCCGCCGGCCTGCGCGACATCTCGCTGGTGCTGGTGCCCTATGCCGACTACTTCCTCTACGTGCTCCCGCTGCTTGGCTCGCCATTCGCCAAGGTGCCTTGGGTTGGCATTACGATGCGCGCAAACTTCCACCACAGCAAGGTGGGCGTGAAATCGCCGCACCAGCCGCTGGTGAACGCGGTCAAGACCTGGCTGTTCCGGCGCGCCGTCGAGTCCGGCGGCATGAAGACGCTGCTGTCGATCGACCCGACCTTGCCGCAGTGGTATCCACGCGGCAATGGCCGCACCGCGCTCGCCTACCTGGCCGATCCCTGTCCCGACGCGCTGCCTGCCGATCCCGTTGCCGCCAGGCAGCGGCTGGGGCTGGGCCAGGGCCCTGAAGGACCGGAAAGCCCGGGAAGCCCGGAAAGCCCGCGACACGGCGCCGGCACCTGCCTGCTGGTGTACGGTGCGGTCACGCAACGCAAGGGCATTTGCGAGCTGGTCACCGCGCTGGCCGGCCACCCACGCGCGCCCACGCTGGTGGTGGCAGGGCAGCAAGACCCGCAAACGCGCGCGTTCCTGCAGGCGGCCGCGTCCACGCTGTCGCCGCCGCCCGTGATCTTCGACCGCTTCATCACCAACGAGGAAGAGGCCGACCTGTTCTCCGCCTGCGATGCCGTCTGGCTCGGCTACAAGGGCCACTACGGCATGAGCGGGGTACTGGTGCAGGCCTACCGCTTTGGCAAGCCCGTGATCGCCACCACGGACGGCCTGATCGGCTGGTTCTGCCAGGGGCAGGAACTCGGGCCGGTGCTGGAAGATCTGTCCGGCCCCGCCATCCAGCGCGCGCTGGACCAACTCTCACGGCCCGTGGCGGCATCGCCGCAGGCCGCATCCGCCAGGGCCCACTTGCTGGCCCGGCATACCTTGAGCGAATTCAAGCAAACCCTGCGCCGCGCGGCTGCCTGA
- a CDS encoding acyltransferase family protein: MDYQASRDVNPTSRSIELDFVRGLAIIAVMGMHFHTVSTGSQWVALIEYPLKNFGREGVNLFFTLSGFLVGGLLLRQYAQSGSVDARRFIIRRIFKIWPAYYALILFHVLAGRHPTSTFLYQNLTHMQNYLGSSIAQTWSLAVEEHFYLFLPALVLLFARLRVRANTILWTLGTLCVVVLAARCAAVASGELEAASAYTQYRIDSLLFGVMLATVYWMKPELYRRIAGQKLLLLAVVAGTVVWLVFLQRNLVLEESIGYTIQAIGFAALIVLVLEYSGAIRGARLYRAVAWVGVYSYGIYLWHSVALAPGDVFIRKASTFGIPVMVAWGLALALQFAVAIIAGYAATRAIEFPFLRIRDALFPARRRGTPAAQPAEQHAA, from the coding sequence ATGGACTACCAGGCAAGCCGCGACGTCAACCCGACCAGCCGGTCCATCGAACTCGATTTCGTTCGCGGGCTGGCCATCATTGCCGTGATGGGAATGCACTTCCACACGGTCAGCACCGGCAGCCAGTGGGTCGCCCTGATCGAGTATCCGCTCAAGAACTTCGGGCGCGAAGGGGTCAACCTGTTCTTCACCCTGAGCGGCTTCCTGGTCGGGGGGCTGTTGCTGCGCCAGTACGCGCAGAGCGGCAGCGTGGATGCGCGGCGCTTTATCATCCGCCGCATCTTCAAGATCTGGCCCGCCTACTACGCCCTGATCCTGTTCCATGTGCTGGCCGGCCGCCACCCGACCAGCACCTTCCTGTACCAGAATCTCACGCACATGCAGAACTACCTCGGCTCCTCCATTGCGCAGACCTGGAGCCTGGCCGTGGAAGAACACTTCTACCTGTTCCTGCCGGCGCTGGTGCTGCTGTTCGCCCGCTTGCGCGTGCGCGCCAACACCATCCTGTGGACCCTGGGCACCTTGTGCGTGGTGGTGCTGGCCGCGCGCTGCGCCGCGGTCGCCAGCGGCGAGCTGGAAGCGGCCTCCGCCTACACGCAATATCGCATCGACAGCCTGCTCTTTGGCGTCATGCTGGCCACGGTCTATTGGATGAAGCCGGAACTGTACCGCCGCATCGCCGGCCAGAAACTGCTGCTGCTGGCCGTGGTGGCAGGCACGGTGGTCTGGCTGGTATTCCTGCAGCGCAACCTGGTGCTCGAGGAAAGCATCGGCTACACGATCCAGGCCATCGGCTTTGCCGCGCTGATCGTGCTGGTGCTCGAATACTCCGGGGCGATACGCGGCGCCAGGCTATACCGTGCGGTGGCATGGGTCGGCGTGTATTCCTACGGCATCTATCTGTGGCACTCCGTCGCGCTGGCTCCGGGCGACGTGTTTATTCGCAAGGCAAGCACGTTCGGCATCCCCGTCATGGTGGCCTGGGGGCTAGCCCTTGCGCTGCAGTTTGCCGTTGCGATCATCGCCGGCTATGCCGCCACGCGCGCGATCGAGTTCCCCTTCCTGCGCATCCGCGATGCGCTGTTCCCGGCCCGCCGCCGCGGCACGCCCGCCGCACAGCCAGCCGAGCAGCACGCCGCGTGA
- a CDS encoding tetratricopeptide repeat protein, whose product MGIELRRNLNYLEVIVSALFIAALGFFLPAMVCAAQVNLSGEFEGDKIIGRFSFQDTSKGISVEYYSPSLGKIIFYSVEKFDECSSMAIYRIPRTRKIAIDGSCLSQGGQVYRYVYEWRGEYSNWCVIREITGGRADVASGKFVPLERVSRITGCSTIGSMGPYSYESSADASREIERSIMEFRLASRNKEDLNQYILSITSYDVSEFSEYVSFERVGSLNDIAYFLVESGRSDDAIPLLNSVVQKFPRRIVAKLNLADAYWNIGFGDRASILYGQYYREMVSGKLKAMVPKRVVDRMK is encoded by the coding sequence ATGGGTATTGAGTTGAGACGGAATCTTAATTATCTTGAAGTCATTGTTTCTGCTCTCTTTATTGCGGCACTCGGTTTTTTCTTGCCGGCTATGGTGTGTGCGGCACAAGTAAATTTATCAGGTGAGTTCGAGGGCGATAAGATAATAGGGCGATTCTCTTTCCAAGATACTTCGAAAGGCATTTCGGTGGAATATTATTCGCCATCGCTCGGGAAAATTATTTTTTATTCTGTGGAGAAATTTGACGAGTGCAGTTCAATGGCGATCTATAGGATCCCGCGTACTCGAAAAATAGCAATTGATGGAAGCTGCCTAAGCCAAGGAGGTCAGGTATACCGATATGTGTACGAATGGAGGGGTGAATATTCAAATTGGTGCGTAATTAGAGAGATAACCGGAGGGCGAGCCGATGTTGCATCAGGAAAATTTGTGCCGTTAGAGAGAGTATCTCGAATAACCGGTTGCTCAACCATCGGATCTATGGGGCCTTATAGTTATGAATCCAGCGCGGATGCTTCTAGAGAAATAGAGAGAAGCATCATGGAATTTCGACTGGCGAGTCGAAATAAGGAAGATCTAAATCAATATATTCTCTCAATCACGTCCTACGATGTATCTGAGTTTTCTGAGTACGTTAGCTTCGAACGTGTTGGAAGCCTAAATGACATTGCATACTTTCTTGTTGAGAGCGGAAGATCAGATGATGCTATTCCACTGTTGAATTCTGTAGTCCAGAAATTTCCAAGGCGAATCGTTGCCAAATTGAATTTGGCAGATGCTTATTGGAATATTGGATTTGGCGATCGAGCATCTATTTTATATGGGCAATATTATCGCGAAATGGTATCTGGAAAATTGAAGGCAATGGTGCCGAAAAGGGTTGTTGATCGAATGAAATAG
- a CDS encoding transposase, whose protein sequence is MARYTQSFKERAVARMLPPENASVAQVSAEMGISPAALERWRAVALAPPPANPPGAGEARLDAVLATGAMGELQKSAWCRENAIDPTELECWRQSAAAALADNRGIGAVRRRHEQDQKRIRELERELRRKEQALAETATLLVLTKNVTSLFAAPEDKTS, encoded by the coding sequence GTGGCTAGATATACACAGTCCTTCAAGGAACGCGCCGTTGCGCGGATGCTGCCTCCCGAAAACGCCAGTGTTGCCCAGGTGTCCGCCGAGATGGGGATATCGCCGGCGGCACTGGAGCGCTGGCGGGCGGTGGCCCTCGCCCCACCTCCGGCCAACCCGCCCGGCGCCGGTGAGGCGCGCCTGGATGCCGTGCTTGCCACCGGCGCCATGGGCGAGTTGCAGAAGAGCGCCTGGTGCCGCGAAAATGCCATCGACCCGACCGAGCTGGAATGCTGGCGGCAAAGCGCCGCGGCGGCGCTGGCGGACAACCGCGGGATTGGCGCGGTGCGCAGGCGGCATGAGCAGGACCAGAAGCGGATTCGGGAGTTGGAGAGGGAGTTGAGGCGCAAGGAGCAGGCGCTGGCCGAAACCGCGACGTTGCTGGTGCTGACCAAGAACGTGACTTCGTTGTTTGCTGCGCCTGAGGATAAGACCAGCTGA
- a CDS encoding oligosaccharide flippase family protein: MARSLRNAFFLPLAGLHASSAAWVLGQQVLVRGLVAIKFLMVGRILGPSAVGIAAVALLAVAIAEALSDTGLPQAVVQDKQTPTPDQLSALWTALTCRGAGVALLLVALAPLLEAQFHLAGSLLLLQLAAALPLIRGLASPAYFVVTRDRGFQHIAGIEVAAAGTDCGVSLACAFAGAGAMSILIGLLAGESVKTALTWLSMRPRPPLRLRWAGIGHYVGFSRWIWAGSVVNLLLNQFDKVIVGKLLGPAQLGAYQMSSKLAQMLLADAGIAISQYLFPTFAARFRKQDGSDAVLLRRFVVIGGLGLAIVVLVLRLVAEPLFLLVLGPAWLGAVPLFRIFTINMAIGGLIAVLVAYLRAVGIPKAATHASVLQVCVLLATVPPATRYWGAQGIAWSMTAGLAVAAAWMLYQILKMRRV; encoded by the coding sequence ATGGCCAGATCCCTGAGGAATGCCTTCTTCCTGCCGCTGGCCGGCCTGCATGCTAGTTCGGCCGCGTGGGTGCTGGGGCAGCAGGTGCTGGTGCGGGGGCTGGTGGCCATCAAGTTCCTCATGGTCGGGCGCATCCTCGGCCCGTCGGCGGTCGGGATCGCCGCCGTGGCGCTGCTGGCCGTGGCGATTGCCGAGGCGCTCAGCGATACCGGCTTGCCCCAGGCGGTGGTGCAGGACAAGCAAACGCCCACCCCCGACCAGCTTAGTGCGCTCTGGACCGCGCTGACGTGCCGGGGCGCGGGGGTGGCATTGCTGCTGGTCGCGCTGGCGCCGCTGCTGGAGGCGCAGTTCCACCTCGCGGGCTCCTTGCTGCTGCTGCAGCTGGCCGCCGCCCTGCCGCTGATCCGCGGCCTGGCCTCGCCGGCCTATTTCGTGGTGACGCGCGACCGGGGCTTCCAGCATATTGCCGGGATCGAGGTGGCGGCCGCCGGCACCGACTGCGGCGTCAGCCTGGCGTGCGCCTTCGCGGGCGCGGGCGCCATGTCCATCCTGATCGGGCTGCTCGCCGGCGAATCCGTCAAGACCGCGCTCACCTGGCTGAGCATGCGCCCCCGGCCGCCTCTGCGCCTTCGGTGGGCCGGCATCGGCCATTACGTGGGGTTCAGCCGCTGGATCTGGGCGGGCAGCGTGGTCAACCTGCTGCTCAACCAGTTCGACAAGGTCATCGTTGGCAAGCTGCTCGGCCCGGCCCAGCTGGGCGCCTACCAGATGTCGTCCAAGCTCGCGCAGATGCTGCTTGCCGATGCGGGCATCGCGATCTCGCAGTACCTGTTTCCCACCTTTGCCGCTCGTTTCCGCAAGCAGGATGGCTCCGATGCGGTGCTGCTGCGCCGCTTCGTGGTGATCGGCGGCCTGGGGCTGGCGATCGTGGTGCTGGTGCTGCGGCTGGTGGCGGAGCCGCTGTTCCTGCTGGTGCTGGGGCCGGCCTGGCTCGGCGCGGTGCCGTTGTTCCGCATCTTCACCATCAACATGGCGATTGGCGGGCTGATCGCCGTGCTGGTCGCCTACCTGCGCGCCGTGGGCATTCCCAAGGCCGCCACGCATGCCTCGGTGCTCCAGGTCTGCGTATTGCTGGCCACGGTGCCGCCCGCCACCCGTTACTGGGGTGCGCAGGGCATTGCCTGGTCGATGACGGCGGGCCTGGCGGTCGCGGCGGCATGGATGCTCTACCAGATCCTGAAAATGAGGAGGGTGTGA
- a CDS encoding ImcF-related family protein yields the protein MHRPRVPQAIMNEYKPQPVARYLCIAILILFVAVGLAVWFEGPGQGLSRQQVKLFEISLAIGCIVSLLLARYYEWLALKIQLLRARLWVANYDASKRGEATTAGGGELAARPGKLATIREALHVHHGRRWRYRQPWLLLTGDDAAIARLLPELAEQGWLITPDAVLLWSKANKEGWPDADWLKALYKLRRRRPVDAVILTTDSEMNLQAQRRGAHPHGMRLARIAELLRWSAPVYLLDVAEARTVGHGVMPVISCELPRQADADAIDGALRTLRDQLAQRVVAQLMAGNRDRYMGELSQRLDTRGKALADWIAGLGGRQRRRIAVEGIVFAPYPRPVAGDANVQSSIDLPLWHYLGEAARRQPGQRVGWHPVTVSAIVGLTAIGLWSAGMLVSGVLNGRDIHAARQSVNDFQAAPNPAARLRALLALQQQIERYEYRTQHHAPLATRFGLNRDPAVLAALWKPYAQASRELLVAPVQRDLEASLVDLAQLRTTVLDDTTNRVALSGHQALKTYLMLANPERAEPAFLVPQLVQHWSTDARMTPGERQDLAERLLKFYAEHLKSNPAGRIEPRPELVAGARQTLLAVIGERNAEDTVYRGVIQAFGEHAGSKYPDQTLAALTAGTDPRGLVRATAIVPGVFTRQAYEGYVAPAIEQAARRTEIANDWVLTDGKPPLQTESRSAEALQAALTEQYFADYAEHWQGFMNSLQWEPAPTLPAAIGQLKLMADARQSPVIALMKSLEYQGGAGARKDSLSDTLVAKTQDLLGRKPAGPEVAKPDAAGPLGAAFGPVLRLVAQGQPGSSNAGTGAGTHAGASGDLSLQRFLDRATALRLRLQQVGNSADANAQARQMAQALFQGKGSELADTQAYAQLMAASLGSQWAGMGETLFVRPIAQATQTVLQPAQASLNDAWRQSIAMTWSRSFAGRYPFADTANDASLAELARFLRPHSGLIGSFLGTQLAGVLELQGDQWLPAATGGQAQSFDPAFLNAINTLQRMAAHLLAQGEPQYRFEFKPIPTPGLTDTLLTLDGQTLHYYNQRETWQALTWPGKNLQDPGTRLQWQTERAGTSKSYEFGGRWGLVRMLERAHVEPVDSANYQLTWQARPDALDATEALEGPGAPKASAERQADAHGRTFAEDPDSLTARSAQAPVAADVTYPVRYLMRTEVGQGPLELLALRGFVLPTRIFVGREPQAAAHVVPALRK from the coding sequence GTGCATCGCCCTCGTGTGCCGCAAGCCATCATGAATGAATACAAGCCACAGCCAGTAGCACGCTACCTCTGTATCGCGATATTGATCCTCTTTGTCGCAGTCGGCCTCGCGGTTTGGTTCGAGGGGCCGGGGCAGGGGCTGTCGCGGCAGCAAGTCAAGCTGTTCGAGATTTCCTTGGCGATCGGGTGCATTGTGTCGCTGCTGCTGGCCAGGTATTACGAATGGTTGGCGCTAAAGATCCAGTTGCTGCGCGCCAGGCTGTGGGTGGCCAACTACGATGCCAGCAAGCGGGGCGAGGCGACGACGGCGGGGGGCGGCGAGCTGGCAGCGCGTCCCGGGAAACTGGCCACAATACGCGAGGCGCTTCACGTGCATCACGGCCGGCGCTGGCGTTACCGCCAGCCCTGGCTGCTGCTCACCGGCGACGACGCCGCCATCGCCCGCCTCCTGCCCGAACTGGCAGAACAAGGCTGGCTCATCACCCCCGACGCGGTGTTGCTATGGAGCAAGGCCAACAAGGAGGGCTGGCCGGACGCCGACTGGCTCAAGGCACTCTACAAACTACGCCGCCGCCGTCCGGTGGACGCGGTGATTCTCACAACGGATAGTGAGATGAATCTGCAGGCGCAGCGCCGTGGCGCCCATCCCCATGGAATGCGCCTGGCGCGCATCGCCGAATTGCTGCGCTGGTCCGCCCCGGTCTACCTGCTGGATGTGGCGGAGGCGAGAACGGTGGGTCACGGCGTCATGCCGGTCATTAGTTGCGAACTGCCGCGCCAGGCGGACGCGGACGCCATCGATGGCGCGCTGCGCACGCTGCGCGACCAGCTGGCGCAGCGCGTGGTCGCGCAGCTGATGGCGGGCAACCGCGACCGCTATATGGGAGAGCTTTCCCAGCGGCTCGACACCCGCGGCAAAGCGCTCGCTGACTGGATCGCCGGATTGGGGGGCCGGCAGCGCCGGCGCATCGCCGTGGAGGGCATCGTCTTTGCGCCGTATCCACGGCCTGTCGCCGGCGATGCGAACGTGCAGAGCAGCATCGACCTGCCGCTCTGGCACTACCTGGGCGAAGCCGCCCGCCGCCAGCCGGGACAGCGCGTTGGCTGGCACCCGGTTACGGTGTCTGCCATCGTGGGCCTGACGGCCATCGGCTTGTGGAGTGCGGGCATGCTGGTCTCCGGCGTGCTGAACGGGCGGGACATCCACGCCGCCCGGCAATCCGTGAACGACTTTCAGGCGGCTCCCAACCCGGCGGCCCGCCTGCGCGCGCTCCTTGCCTTGCAGCAGCAGATCGAGCGCTACGAGTACCGCACCCAGCATCACGCGCCGCTTGCGACCCGCTTTGGCCTGAATCGCGATCCGGCGGTCCTTGCCGCGCTGTGGAAGCCCTACGCGCAGGCCAGCCGCGAGTTGCTCGTCGCGCCCGTGCAGCGGGATCTGGAGGCGTCGCTGGTGGATCTTGCGCAACTGCGCACCACGGTGCTGGATGACACGACCAACCGGGTGGCGCTGAGCGGCCACCAGGCGCTCAAGACCTATCTGATGCTGGCCAACCCCGAACGCGCCGAGCCGGCCTTCCTGGTCCCGCAACTGGTGCAGCACTGGTCCACCGATGCCCGGATGACCCCGGGCGAGCGGCAGGACCTTGCCGAGCGCTTGCTCAAGTTTTATGCGGAGCATTTGAAGTCCAACCCGGCAGGGCGCATCGAGCCGCGGCCCGAACTGGTCGCCGGGGCCCGCCAGACGCTGCTGGCCGTGATCGGGGAGCGCAATGCCGAGGACACCGTCTATCGGGGCGTGATCCAGGCCTTTGGCGAGCACGCTGGCAGCAAGTATCCGGACCAGACCCTGGCGGCGCTGACCGCCGGCACCGATCCCCGGGGGCTGGTGCGAGCCACCGCCATCGTGCCCGGGGTCTTCACCCGCCAGGCCTATGAGGGCTATGTGGCCCCGGCGATCGAGCAGGCCGCCAGGCGCACGGAAATCGCCAATGACTGGGTGCTGACCGATGGCAAGCCGCCGTTGCAGACTGAGAGCCGTTCGGCCGAAGCACTGCAGGCGGCGCTGACCGAGCAGTACTTCGCCGATTACGCGGAGCATTGGCAGGGCTTCATGAACAGCCTGCAATGGGAGCCGGCGCCGACGCTGCCGGCCGCGATCGGGCAGCTCAAGCTGATGGCCGATGCGCGCCAGTCGCCGGTGATCGCGCTGATGAAGTCGCTCGAGTACCAGGGTGGCGCTGGCGCCCGCAAGGACTCGCTGTCCGATACGCTGGTGGCCAAGACGCAGGACCTGCTGGGCAGGAAGCCGGCGGGGCCCGAGGTGGCGAAGCCGGACGCGGCGGGGCCGCTGGGCGCGGCCTTTGGCCCGGTGCTGCGGCTGGTGGCGCAGGGCCAGCCCGGCAGCAGCAACGCGGGCACGGGCGCGGGCACCCATGCGGGCGCCAGCGGTGACCTGAGCCTGCAACGGTTCCTCGACCGCGCGACGGCACTGCGCTTGCGCCTGCAGCAGGTCGGCAACAGCGCCGATGCCAATGCGCAGGCCCGCCAGATGGCGCAGGCGCTGTTCCAGGGCAAGGGCTCGGAACTGGCCGACACCCAGGCCTATGCGCAGCTGATGGCGGCGAGCCTCGGCAGCCAGTGGGCGGGCATGGGCGAGACGCTGTTCGTGCGGCCCATCGCGCAGGCGACGCAGACGGTGCTGCAACCGGCGCAGGCAAGCCTGAACGACGCGTGGCGCCAGAGCATTGCGATGACGTGGAGCCGCTCCTTTGCCGGACGCTATCCGTTTGCGGACACCGCCAACGATGCCTCGCTGGCCGAGCTGGCGCGCTTCCTGCGCCCGCACAGCGGCTTGATCGGGTCCTTCCTCGGCACGCAACTGGCGGGCGTGCTCGAGCTGCAGGGCGATCAGTGGCTGCCGGCGGCCACCGGCGGGCAGGCGCAATCCTTCGATCCGGCCTTCCTCAACGCGATCAACACCTTGCAGCGCATGGCGGCGCACCTGCTGGCACAGGGCGAGCCGCAGTACCGCTTCGAGTTCAAGCCGATCCCCACCCCGGGGCTGACCGACACGCTGCTGACCCTCGATGGGCAGACGCTGCACTACTACAACCAGCGCGAGACGTGGCAGGCGCTGACGTGGCCGGGCAAGAACCTGCAGGACCCGGGCACCCGGCTGCAGTGGCAGACCGAGCGCGCCGGCACCAGCAAGAGTTATGAGTTCGGCGGCCGCTGGGGGCTGGTGCGGATGCTGGAGCGGGCGCACGTCGAGCCGGTGGATAGCGCGAACTACCAGCTGACGTGGCAGGCGAGGCCGGACGCGCTGGATGCGACGGAAGCGCTAGAGGGGCCCGGCGCGCCGAAGGCCTCTGCCGAGCGCCAGGCCGATGCGCACGGCCGGACCTTCGCCGAAGATCCCGACAGCCTGACCGCGCGCAGCGCCCAGGCGCCCGTTGCGGCGGACGTGACCTATCCGGTGCGCTACCTGATGCGCACCGAGGTCGGGCAGGGGCCGCTGGAGCTGCTGGCGCTGCGGGGCTTTGTGCTGCCAACGCGGATCTTCGTGGGCCGGGAGCCGCAGGCGGCGGCGCACGTCGTGCCCGCCCTGCGCAAGTAG